The following proteins are encoded in a genomic region of Syngnathus acus chromosome 22, fSynAcu1.2, whole genome shotgun sequence:
- the vgll2b gene encoding transcription cofactor vestigial-like protein 2b, which produces MSCLDVMYPAYGHYASYATSAPAFINTLQTPSGVSSTSPPCRDFMDTPRRPEGMSAVQGSVGGPPTSSSSAASSSSSSSSASSSSYTSAAPRPDEGPKSKQDGPDAEYLNSRCVLFTYYQGDISSVVDEHFSRALSSYMDGEGKRRAAEQQVAGTADTPSPSSRRSFPPSFWDSNYSSPQSRAHCETAAPSYSMDPYASGLHPGLPHPHSHPHAHPHPHPAESWGYTQAQAYGPPRPLHELYSPSTLEPHYGPLLMPTVRPAHLSTLPSHYEVSKLEPTATWPGLLPPGDVGQTLALNMDAGLQQHKKGKELYWF; this is translated from the exons ATGAGCTGTTTGGATGTTATGTACCCAGCCTATGGACATTACGCCTCGTACGCAACCAGCGCTCCTGCTTTCATCAACACGctacag ACTCCCAGTGGTGTGAGTAGCACCTCACCTCCGTGCCGGGATTTTATGGACACTCCTAGACGTCCCGAGGGAATGTCCGCCGTCCAGGGCAGCGTCGGCGGACCGCCGACCTCGTCGTCTTCGGCCgcctcatcttcttcttcttcctcttccgcctcatcttcctcctacACGTCGGCGGCCCCGCGTCCCGACGAGGGCCCCAAGAGCAAGCAGGATGGCCCCGACGCTGAGTACCTGAATTCCCGTTGCGTGCTTTTCACTTACTACCAGGGGGACATCAGCAGCGTGGTGGATGAGCATTTCTCTCGAGCTCTCAGCTCCTATATGGACGGCGAGGGAAAGCGGCGCGCTGCGGAGCAACAGGTCGCCGGTACTGCAG ACACACCTTCACCGAGCAGCCGACGGAGTTTCCCCCCATCCTTCTGGGACAGTAACTACTCATCACCTCAAAGCCGCGCACACTGCGAGACGGCGGCTCCTTCCTATTCCATGGACCCCTACGCGTCGGGGCTACACCCGGGCCTCCCCCACCCGCACTCTCACCCGCAcgctcacccccaccctcacCCGGCGGAGAGCTGGGGCTACACCCAGGCTCAGGCCTACGGGCCTCCAAGGCCTCTCCACGAACTGTACTCGCCTTCCACTTTGGAGCCCCACTACGGGCCCCTGCTCATGCCCACTGTTCGGCCGGCCCACTTGTCCACCTTGCCGAGCCACTACGAAGTAAGCAAGCTGGAGCCCACGGCCACTTGGCCCGGCCTGCTACCTCCGGGGGACGTCGGGCAGACACTGGCCCTCAACATGGATGCAg GCCTGCAACAACACAAGAAAGGCAAGGAGCTCTACTGGTTCTAA
- the ctsl.1 gene encoding cathepsin L.1, translating to MKLLLLSAAFLAVASCASISLEDLEFHAWKLKFGKSYSSPSKESERKDIWLNNRKLVLMHNMLAEEGIKSYRLGMTFFADLENKEYRQLVSKGCLLHFNTSIPREGSTFLSSFHEADLPHTVDWRDKGYVTDVKDQKQCGSCWAFSTTGSLEGQTFRKTGKLVSLSEQQLVDCSGDFGNMGCMGGLMDDAFQYIQKNGGIDTEESYPYEAEDGKCRYDPANIGATCTGYVDVKKGDERALKEAVATVGPVSVAIDASHASFQLYESGVYDEPQCSSSELDHGVLAVGYGTDNGQDYWLVKNSWGLDWGDKGYIMMSRNKRNQCGITTAASYPLAADSHLTGHTAEIPGYIAVIDTNTHTEADKMKLLLLSAAFLAVASCASISLEDLEFHAWKLKFGKSYSSPSKESERKDIWLNNRKLVLMHNMLAEEGIKSYRLGMTFFADLENKEYRQLVSKGGLLHFNTSIPREGSTFLSSFHEADLPRTVDWRDKGYVTDVKDQKQCGSCWAFSTTGSLEGQTFRKTGKLVSLSEQQLVDCSGDFGNMGCKEGRVDGAFQYIQKNGGIDTEESYPYEAEDGKCRYDPANIGATCTGYVDVKKGDERALKEAVATVGPVSVAIDASHVSFQFYKSGVYDEPLCSSSELHHAVLAVGYGTDNGQDYWLVKNSWGLDWGDKGYIMMSRNKRNQCGIATAARYPLV from the exons ATGAAGCTGCTTCTGCTTTCTGCTGCCTTTCTGGCTGTGGCCAGCTGTGCGAGCATCTCCCTGGAGGATCTAGAGTTCCACGCATGGAAGCTCAAGTTTG GGAAGTCCTACAGTTCGCCGTCAAAAGAATCTGAACGCAAGGACATCTGGCTAAACAATCGCAAACTGGTGCTCATGCACAACATGCTAGCCGAGGAGGGCATCAAGTCCTACCGCCTCGGCATGACCTTTTTCGCGGATCTG GAAAACAAAGAGTACAGGCAGTTGGTTTCCAAAGGGTGCCTGCTGCACTTCAACACTTCTATCCCTCGGGAGGGTTCCACCTTCCTGTCGTCGTTCCACGAAGCTGACCTGCCACACACCGTGGACTGGAGAGACAAGGGATACGTCACCGATGTCAAGGATCAGAAGCAGTGTGGCTCTTGTTGGGCTTTCAGCACA ACGGGATCTTTGGAGGGTCAGACCTTCAGAAAAACGGGCAAGTTGGTGTCTCTGAGCGAGCAGCAGTTGGTGGACTGCTCTGGTGACTTTGGCAACATGGGCTGCATGGGAGGCCTTATGGATGACGCCTTTCAGTACATCCAGAAAAACGGGGGAATCGACACCGAGGAGTCTTATCCTTACGAGGCTGAG GATGGAAAGTGCCGCTACGACCCGGCCAACATCGGTGCCACCTGCACGGGATACGTCGACGTGAAAAAAGGCGACGAACGCGCCCTGAAGGAGGCAGTGGCTACGGTCGGACCCGTGTCGGTTGCCATTGATGCTTCGCATGCCTCCTTCCAGCTTTACGAATCAG GCGTCTACGATGAGCCACAGTGCAGCAGCTCGGAGTTGGACCACGGAGTTCTGGCTGTAGGTTACGGCACGGACAACGGACAAGACTACTGGCTGGTCAAGAACAG CTGGGGTCTCGATTGGGGAGACAAGGGCTACATCATGATGAGTCGGAACAAACGCAACCAGTGTGGAATCACGACCGCAGCAAGCTACCCCTTA GCTGCTGACAGCCACCTGACTGGACACACCGCAG AAATTCCTGGTTACATTGCAGTTAtcgacacaaacacacacaccgaggCAG ACAAGATGAAGCTGCTTCTGCTTTCTGCTGCCTTTCTGGCTGTGGCCAGCTGTGCGAGCATCTCCCTGGAGGATCTAGAGTTCCACGCATGGAAGCTCAAGTTTG GGAAGTCCTACAGTTCGCCGTCAAAAGAATCTGAACGCAAGGACATCTGGCTAAACAATCGCAAACTGGTGCTCATGCACAACATGCTAGCCGAGGAGGGCATCAAGTCCTACCGCCTCGGCATGACCTTCTTCGCGGATCTG GAAAACAAAGAGTACAGGCAGTTGGTTTCCAAGGGGGGCCTGCTGCACTTCAACACTTCTATCCCTCGGGAGGGTTCCACCTTCCTGTCGTCGTTCCACGAAGCTGACCTGCCACGCACCGTGGACTGGAGAGACAAGGGATACGTCACCGATGTCAAGGATCAGAAGCAGTGTGGCTCTTGTTGGGCTTTCAGCACA ACGGGATCTTTGGAGGGTCAGACCTTCAGGAAAACGGGCAAGTTGGTGTCTCTGAGCGAGCAGCAGTTGGTGGACTGCTCTGGTGACTTTGGCAACATGGGCTGCAAGGAAGGCCGTGTGGATGGCGCCTTTCAGTACATCCAGAAAAACGGGGGAATCGACACCGAGGAGTCTTATCCTTACGAGGCTGAG GATGGTAAGTGCCGCTACGACCCGGCCAACATCGGTGCCACCTGCACGGGATACGTCGACGTGAAAAAAGGCGACGAACGCGCCCTGAAGGAGGCAGTGGCTACGGTCGGACCCGTGTCGGTTGCCATTGATGCTTCGCATGTCTCCTTCCAGTTTTACAAATCAG GCGTCTACGATGAACCACTGTGCAGCAGCTCGGAGTTGCACCACGCAGTTCTGGCTGTAGGTTACGGCACGGACAACGGACAAGACTACTGGCTGGTCAAGAACAG CTGGGGTCTCGATTGGGGAGACAAGGGCTACATCATGATGAGTCGGAACAAACGCAACCAGTGTGGAATCGCGACCGCAGCAAGATACCCCTTAGTGTGA